Proteins encoded in a region of the Methanofollis tationis genome:
- a CDS encoding glycoside hydrolase family 88 protein, with the protein MTSLSQVIDTMEQMHQWRNNFNGDQIGYGYDEYSKYKGLIYPEVYAKYAVGYLFLYKQTENDEYLRLCRDALQWLKNNTSPHYNDYCWGLPFYFDGVPANGPYLLTTSFCGHAFLDYYEYSKDSTYLNTAESAMDWIVDNLFMKIGGNDILCYSPYDGDRYFIPNAVSIGLGFLSRVSEYTHSDIDPVVKAVLQPLLSSQNRKYLWRYSTRSPTIDNLHNAYVLEGLWRHWLSYRDPSILKTITTGTDAHWKIFFEENGYGRGFLLSNLRDFKEVDLKIMIRDMIVQTANRFGFLMNKNPETRLWGYAASIRTFTYASNWDKKYLLYALKAHKHVKTTLYNDLGYFYYRSTEKESYIRHQAHLFEALSVLGERMTSGSLNYD; encoded by the coding sequence ATGACATCTCTTTCTCAAGTTATTGACACGATGGAACAGATGCACCAATGGAGAAATAATTTTAATGGCGATCAGATTGGATACGGATATGATGAGTATTCGAAATATAAGGGTTTGATTTACCCAGAAGTCTACGCAAAATATGCGGTTGGCTATCTATTCCTATATAAACAAACTGAAAACGACGAATATTTGAGATTATGCAGGGATGCTCTCCAATGGTTAAAGAATAACACTTCTCCTCATTATAATGACTATTGCTGGGGTTTGCCTTTTTATTTTGATGGTGTTCCGGCAAATGGACCATATCTGTTAACAACATCTTTTTGTGGCCATGCGTTTCTGGACTACTATGAGTATTCAAAGGACAGTACTTATCTTAACACCGCCGAAAGTGCGATGGACTGGATCGTTGATAATCTGTTCATGAAAATAGGAGGGAATGATATATTGTGCTATTCTCCCTATGATGGTGATAGGTATTTCATTCCCAATGCTGTTTCTATAGGATTGGGTTTTCTATCGAGAGTTTCTGAATACACTCATAGCGACATTGATCCTGTTGTTAAAGCAGTGCTACAACCGCTGCTCAGTTCCCAGAATAGGAAATATCTCTGGAGATACAGCACACGGAGTCCAACTATAGATAATCTTCATAATGCATATGTGCTTGAAGGATTGTGGCGACATTGGTTATCTTATAGAGATCCTTCTATTTTAAAAACCATTACAACTGGGACAGATGCACATTGGAAAATATTTTTTGAAGAAAATGGATATGGTCGGGGTTTTTTATTGAGTAACCTTCGAGATTTCAAGGAAGTAGATCTTAAGATAATGATCCGTGATATGATAGTACAGACTGCAAATAGATTCGGATTTTTAATGAATAAAAACCCCGAAACTAGATTATGGGGTTATGCAGCATCGATTCGTACTTTCACTTATGCCAGTAATTGGGATAAAAAATATCTTTTATATGCCTTGAAAGCGCATAAACATGTTAAAACCACATTGTATAATGACTTAGGATATTTTTATTATCGAAGTACGGAAAAAGAATCTTATATCCGCCACCAGGCACATCTCTTTGAAGCGTTAAGTGTGCTCGGTGAGAGAATGACTTCTGGGAGTTTGAATTATGATTGA
- a CDS encoding ISH3 family transposase codes for MTSILTTHMHHVLKPGYAYPFAIDFTNDPYYGSTDEENEAYIVRSKRKKSTNEFYSYITLYVTTRNRQMTLAVFPVRQNTSKVGYIAQCLDRITELGLRIEVLCLDREFYTRKVLGFLMDVQVPFIVPVRKHGKRMKQVLQGTHSRYAEYRMHGKPVLVLTIAIAVKYAKGKRGKRGVENLGYVVGNLRWNPHRVHQTYRSRFSIESSYRMRNQVKPRTSTKNPVIRYLYAIISFLLKNIWIDILWKHFSPVKQGPQTIEVRGFRFSSFMCIIWEAIRTSMRGARAIPVLRYPV; via the coding sequence TTGACATCGATCCTCACCACCCATATGCACCACGTCCTCAAACCGGGGTACGCCTATCCGTTTGCGATTGACTTTACCAACGATCCGTACTACGGGTCAACCGATGAGGAGAATGAGGCCTATATCGTGCGAAGTAAGCGGAAAAAGTCAACAAATGAGTTTTATTCCTACATCACTCTGTATGTGACCACCAGGAACCGGCAGATGACGCTGGCCGTGTTCCCGGTGCGCCAGAATACCTCGAAGGTCGGATACATCGCGCAATGTCTCGATCGGATCACTGAACTCGGTCTTCGCATCGAAGTTCTCTGCCTGGATCGGGAGTTCTACACCCGGAAGGTGCTCGGGTTTCTGATGGACGTCCAGGTGCCGTTCATCGTTCCTGTCAGGAAACACGGGAAAAGGATGAAACAAGTCCTCCAGGGAACACACTCCCGGTATGCTGAATATCGGATGCACGGAAAACCAGTGCTGGTCCTGACGATTGCGATTGCCGTGAAGTATGCAAAAGGAAAACGGGGTAAGCGCGGCGTTGAGAATCTGGGTTACGTCGTGGGAAACCTCCGGTGGAATCCCCATCGGGTCCATCAGACCTATCGGTCCAGGTTCTCGATTGAATCGTCCTATCGGATGCGCAACCAGGTGAAACCCCGTACGAGCACAAAAAACCCGGTCATCCGGTATCTCTACGCCATAATATCGTTCCTCCTCAAGAATATCTGGATCGATATACTCTGGAAGCACTTTTCCCCCGTGAAACAGGGACCACAAACCATTGAGGTGCGCGGCTTCCGGTTCAGCTCCTTCATGTGCATAATCTGGGAGGCGATCCGCACATCGATGAGGGGTGCCAGAGCTATTCCTGTGTTAAGGTATCCTGTTTAG
- the istA gene encoding IS21 family transposase: MFTAEEFFMIRDLHHQGLNISQISRTTGYHRNTVRKYLAAQTLPAPASRGPRQSKLDPFKAYIHQRITEYPLSAARIYREIQEMGFDGKCTIVKDYISTIRPRETLQAVLRYETKPGVQAQVDWGECNHIEEDGHSHKLSCFSMILGYSRMRFMEFTLSTDVYTLIQCHLHAFDYFGGYTEEILYDNIKTVILKRALRASDHQWNAKFEDFFSHYGFIPRLCRPYCPQTKGKVENSIGYLKRDFLLGGTFTSLDDMNRQLLQWLNRINATPHGTTNEIPFDRLDQENLKPMTGVPPYPLRREEHRKISREAYVSYRGNRYSVPYRYAGREAVLELQDNQMTVRVGTEAVCSHTIVPGHARVIREKEHFSGLLAEAMQCNARCRKTSKPLFSIVAPQVEQRPLSVYDQFSEEVRR; the protein is encoded by the coding sequence ATGTTCACTGCGGAGGAGTTCTTTATGATACGCGACTTGCATCACCAGGGGCTGAACATCAGCCAGATCTCACGCACAACCGGCTATCACCGAAACACGGTCCGAAAATATCTTGCCGCACAAACCCTGCCGGCACCTGCATCCCGTGGACCCCGACAGAGCAAACTCGACCCGTTCAAGGCATATATCCATCAACGCATCACCGAGTATCCCCTCAGTGCAGCCCGGATCTATCGTGAAATCCAGGAGATGGGATTTGATGGGAAATGTACCATCGTCAAAGACTATATCAGCACGATCCGCCCCCGCGAAACGTTACAGGCTGTCCTCCGGTATGAAACCAAACCCGGTGTCCAGGCCCAGGTCGACTGGGGAGAGTGCAATCACATCGAGGAAGACGGTCACTCCCACAAACTCTCCTGCTTCAGCATGATCCTCGGGTATTCCCGGATGCGCTTCATGGAATTCACCCTCTCCACCGACGTCTACACCCTCATTCAGTGCCATCTCCATGCCTTCGACTACTTTGGCGGCTACACTGAAGAGATCCTCTACGACAACATCAAGACGGTGATCCTCAAGCGGGCACTTCGTGCCAGCGACCACCAGTGGAACGCAAAGTTCGAAGACTTTTTCTCGCACTACGGTTTTATCCCGCGGCTCTGCAGGCCCTACTGTCCCCAGACCAAGGGAAAGGTTGAGAACTCCATCGGGTACCTGAAACGCGATTTCCTGCTGGGAGGTACGTTCACGTCCCTCGACGACATGAACCGACAACTCCTGCAATGGCTCAACCGGATCAACGCCACGCCCCACGGGACCACGAACGAGATCCCGTTCGACCGCCTGGACCAGGAGAACCTGAAACCCATGACTGGCGTTCCCCCCTACCCGCTCCGAAGAGAAGAACACCGGAAGATTTCGCGCGAGGCCTACGTGTCGTACCGGGGCAACCGGTATTCGGTCCCGTATCGGTATGCCGGGAGGGAGGCCGTCCTGGAACTGCAGGATAATCAGATGACAGTCCGCGTCGGCACCGAAGCGGTATGTTCGCATACGATCGTTCCCGGCCATGCCCGGGTCATCCGGGAGAAGGAGCACTTTTCCGGCCTTCTTGCTGAGGCCATGCAGTGCAATGCACGGTGCAGGAAGACCTCAAAACCACTGTTTTCGATCGTTGCTCCACAGGTGGAGCAGCGCCCACTGTCAGTCTATGACCAGTTCTCCGAGGAGGTGCGACGATGA
- a CDS encoding acyltransferase translates to MFIDELQTYFFKILSMIPGKVGYSLRSRIYGTIFMSSGKNFVILEDVVLLHPENISIGSFSGINRNCYVDAYGGINIGNYVQVGPNTHLISANHNYLRVDIPICKQGHTPKKIIVEDDVWIGANCVILAGVKINKGAVVAAGAVVTKDVPPYSVVGGVPAKVIKYRQNPDL, encoded by the coding sequence ATGTTTATTGACGAACTCCAGACATATTTCTTTAAAATACTGTCAATGATCCCTGGAAAGGTGGGATATTCACTTAGATCCAGAATATATGGCACCATATTTATGTCTTCTGGGAAGAATTTCGTCATTTTGGAGGATGTTGTGTTATTACATCCCGAAAATATTTCTATTGGTTCATTTAGTGGAATTAATCGAAATTGCTATGTTGATGCATATGGTGGGATTAATATTGGGAATTACGTTCAGGTTGGGCCTAATACACATCTGATATCGGCAAATCATAATTATTTAAGGGTAGATATTCCAATATGCAAGCAAGGCCATACTCCTAAAAAAATTATAGTCGAAGATGATGTCTGGATTGGGGCGAATTGTGTTATTTTAGCCGGAGTAAAAATCAATAAAGGCGCAGTAGTGGCAGCAGGTGCTGTTGTAACAAAAGATGTGCCCCCATACTCGGTGGTAGGGGGTGTACCGGCAAAAGTTATTAAATACAGACAAAATCCCGATCTCTAA
- a CDS encoding radical SAM protein, with protein sequence MIEKLMHGLNNPCLVEDWLKRRYYHVIYRLPPNKLNSPHCQRIALSLNSICNLKCRMCDIGQRRSGEFYKNVTNGGELSIDTLRLFIEDVVNSVDNPPVIAINGTEPLLYPHIADLIKYIRSKNIMCELTTNGYLLQKFAQDLVKIQLPLINISIHGPESIHNAIVGVPNSFEKSYRGIEQIIEMKSKTKSKFPKIFVAFTISDANYQYLSETATIFKDLGVDGIKFTHLNFVDNEMAQSHNEKYGWFYEVKKSSVGSTTPCSVDVDVLSDEIKAVNATYQGKFVYFSPNIDRSDQIWQYYHKSSQFIGSKKCVVPWTNMQVLSNGDVIPASRCFHIKYGNIYTNTFNEIWFGQNAMAFRDFLRKVGATPACSRCCGIF encoded by the coding sequence ATGATTGAAAAATTAATGCATGGCCTAAATAATCCTTGTTTGGTCGAAGATTGGCTAAAAAGGAGATATTATCATGTTATCTATCGATTACCCCCTAATAAATTAAATTCTCCCCATTGCCAGCGGATTGCACTCTCATTAAACAGCATCTGCAATCTAAAGTGTCGAATGTGCGACATTGGTCAACGTCGTTCCGGGGAATTTTATAAGAATGTAACTAATGGCGGAGAATTGTCTATAGATACTTTAAGACTGTTTATTGAGGACGTTGTTAATAGCGTTGATAATCCTCCGGTAATTGCGATAAATGGAACAGAACCTCTATTATATCCTCATATTGCAGATCTGATCAAGTATATACGGTCTAAAAATATAATGTGTGAACTTACGACAAATGGTTATTTGCTGCAAAAGTTTGCGCAGGATCTTGTTAAGATTCAATTACCATTAATAAATATATCTATCCATGGTCCAGAGAGCATTCATAATGCCATAGTTGGTGTACCAAATAGTTTCGAAAAATCATACCGTGGTATAGAGCAGATTATCGAGATGAAATCAAAAACCAAAAGTAAATTCCCGAAAATATTTGTTGCATTTACCATATCCGACGCTAATTACCAATATTTATCCGAAACTGCGACTATATTTAAAGATCTAGGTGTCGATGGAATCAAATTTACTCACCTTAATTTTGTAGATAACGAAATGGCACAGTCACATAACGAAAAATATGGGTGGTTTTATGAGGTAAAAAAAAGTAGTGTAGGTTCGACCACTCCTTGTTCTGTGGATGTAGATGTTCTTTCAGATGAAATCAAGGCTGTTAATGCGACCTATCAGGGTAAGTTTGTTTATTTCTCTCCAAATATCGATCGAAGTGACCAGATATGGCAATATTATCATAAGTCATCACAATTTATAGGATCAAAAAAATGTGTTGTTCCTTGGACAAATATGCAGGTTTTATCAAACGGAGACGTGATACCGGCTTCAAGATGTTTCCATATAAAATATGGGAATATCTATACAAATACATTTAATGAGATCTGGTTCGGTCAAAATGCCATGGCATTTAGAGATTTTCTGAGAAAAGTCGGAGCAACCCCCGCATGTTCTCGGTGTTGCGGTATATTTTAG
- the istB gene encoding IS21-like element helper ATPase IstB has translation MTALVYERVHDNLKRLKLTTFEALLDNYLEVAAKEERSTLEVLDYLLDQEVKSKEERALEFRMRLASFPMEKRLDDFDMSFQPSLDPAVIRDLSSLRFIHHAENVVFLGPPGVGKTHLALALGHEAVKNGFRVYYANASSLIERLVKANRENKLEERIKALAKFNLLIIDEMGYLPFNSEGAHCFFSLISRRYEKSSTIFTSNKSYGEWGEIFGDHVIAAAVLDRILHHCTTLNIKGDSYRLKERRRQGLLSHTLPG, from the coding sequence ATGACCGCTCTGGTCTATGAACGGGTTCATGATAACCTGAAGAGGTTGAAATTGACGACCTTTGAAGCACTTCTCGACAATTATCTTGAGGTTGCTGCAAAGGAGGAACGATCGACCCTTGAAGTCCTCGACTACCTGCTGGATCAGGAGGTGAAGAGCAAGGAGGAGCGTGCGCTTGAGTTCAGGATGAGGTTAGCAAGTTTTCCGATGGAGAAGAGGTTGGATGACTTCGATATGAGTTTTCAGCCATCGCTGGATCCCGCGGTGATCCGGGACCTCTCTTCACTCCGGTTTATCCATCACGCAGAGAACGTGGTGTTTCTCGGACCTCCGGGAGTAGGGAAGACCCATCTTGCTCTTGCCCTTGGCCACGAGGCGGTGAAGAACGGATTTCGGGTGTATTATGCGAATGCGTCCAGCCTCATTGAACGGTTGGTGAAAGCGAACCGGGAGAATAAACTTGAAGAGAGGATCAAGGCACTGGCGAAATTCAATCTTCTGATCATCGATGAAATGGGATATTTGCCGTTCAACAGCGAGGGAGCTCACTGTTTCTTCAGCCTTATTTCACGAAGATACGAGAAATCATCGACGATATTCACCTCGAATAAGTCGTACGGGGAGTGGGGCGAGATCTTCGGGGATCATGTGATCGCCGCAGCGGTTCTTGACCGGATTCTTCACCACTGCACCACCCTGAACATTAAAGGGGATAGTTATCGCTTGAAGGAACGACGGAGGCAGGGGCTTCTTTCACACACCCTGCCAGGATGA
- a CDS encoding oligosaccharide flippase family protein: MIIDDFIPWYSVSPAQRLTHLMGIDPIRRQSIISLISTIVLTGIGFLATMYFAHVLGKAAYGVYSLFLAYYGIFTLLGESGFSGAAVKRISEGNEQDQYFSAYFILRIVLLIGSITAVLALRPLLFELETSGMLPWLLLALIIGAFLAIPSTGVYGTGMVGVNQIAGLLNNVTKVLLQVIAVFLGFGVAGLAGGFVFGVLVGGLVCLPFLKLHFTHFHIGHLKNLFIFSFWIFLSGTGAIVFSYADTILVGYFMSAADVGVYRIAFQFTTAATFVTIAFQTTLYPKISRWHADGFLDRITLSLARAVTYSLLLAVPVAVGGWVLGDRLLYFFYGAGFAEGTATLAILLLMQIVNVFMYLQTMCLNAIDRPRESFYATGTAAVVNILLDLALIPFLGIEGAAIATLVTMLINAGIARYYLSKQIPVCLERGPVLHILFAAGAMAIVVLAYRLAIPLSNAFLVLGAVALGVIVYGLVLLKADAGLHNEIRDLVVQFGIPWPKWL, encoded by the coding sequence ATGATTATTGATGATTTTATCCCATGGTATAGTGTGTCCCCCGCCCAGCGTCTTACCCACCTTATGGGCATCGATCCCATCAGGAGACAGAGCATAATCAGCCTTATCTCTACGATTGTATTGACAGGCATTGGTTTTCTTGCCACGATGTACTTTGCTCATGTCCTTGGCAAGGCAGCATATGGCGTCTATTCACTATTTCTTGCTTATTATGGGATTTTTACTCTCCTTGGTGAAAGCGGGTTCAGCGGTGCAGCAGTCAAACGAATTTCTGAAGGCAATGAACAGGATCAATATTTCTCGGCATATTTTATTCTACGGATTGTGCTTCTTATAGGTTCTATTACTGCCGTGCTTGCTCTACGCCCTCTGCTTTTTGAACTTGAGACCTCAGGAATGCTACCTTGGTTGCTCCTCGCCCTTATAATTGGAGCGTTTCTCGCGATCCCATCTACAGGTGTTTACGGTACCGGCATGGTCGGCGTGAACCAAATTGCCGGTCTGCTTAATAATGTTACAAAAGTTTTATTGCAGGTTATTGCCGTTTTTCTTGGTTTCGGCGTGGCTGGACTCGCAGGTGGCTTTGTATTTGGTGTACTCGTTGGTGGTCTGGTATGCCTGCCCTTCCTCAAACTCCATTTCACCCACTTTCACATCGGACACCTTAAAAATCTCTTCATCTTCTCTTTCTGGATCTTCCTCTCTGGAACAGGTGCCATCGTCTTCTCGTATGCCGACACGATCCTGGTCGGCTACTTCATGTCCGCTGCCGATGTAGGTGTCTATAGGATCGCCTTCCAGTTCACCACTGCCGCAACTTTCGTTACCATTGCCTTTCAGACCACCCTGTACCCGAAGATCAGCCGCTGGCACGCCGACGGCTTCCTCGACCGCATCACCCTTTCCCTTGCGCGCGCCGTCACCTACTCCCTCCTCCTCGCCGTCCCGGTCGCCGTCGGTGGCTGGGTTCTCGGCGACCGCCTCCTCTACTTCTTCTATGGCGCGGGTTTTGCTGAAGGCACGGCGACCCTCGCGATCCTCCTCCTCATGCAGATAGTCAACGTCTTCATGTATCTCCAGACGATGTGCCTCAACGCGATCGACCGGCCACGCGAGTCCTTCTACGCAACCGGGACGGCAGCGGTCGTGAACATACTCCTCGATCTCGCCCTCATTCCCTTCCTAGGGATCGAGGGAGCGGCGATAGCCACTCTGGTGACGATGCTCATCAATGCAGGGATAGCCAGATATTATCTGTCAAAACAGATCCCGGTGTGCCTCGAACGCGGCCCTGTCCTCCACATCCTCTTCGCCGCCGGGGCGATGGCCATCGTCGTCCTCGCATACCGCCTTGCCATTCCCCTCTCGAATGCCTTCCTCGTCCTCGGCGCCGTAGCTCTTGGGGTGATCGTCTACGGCCTCGTACTCCTGAAGGCCGACGCCGGCCTCCACAACGAGATCAGAGACCTTGTGGTGCAATTCGGCATTCCCTGGCCCAAATGGCTATGA
- the asnB gene encoding asparagine synthase (glutamine-hydrolyzing), with the protein MCGIAGIYKTTGEADPSLLKTMSSRLAHRGPDGEGTYLQGSVGLAHRRLSIIDLSDLAAQPMANEDETLWLVFNGEIYNYRELREDLLRAGHAFRSQTDSEVILHAYEEWGSECVKRFNGMWAFAIYDLKEDHLFCSRDRFGIKPFYYTIVDGTFLFASEIKALLAHPEVGKRPNDTRLMDYLAWGVLDHTPETMFEGVFQLPPAHSMVVRQGVPKEPTPYWDLRISDALTGADDRSAADRLRALLLDAVRLRLRSDVPVGTCLSGGIDSSTITALINDLIRQEAPSSVGGRQKTFSACYPDGRFDESRYIDEVVRATGVDAHRTSPDPEALKQDLERLVHLQDEPFGSLSIYAQYRVMALAGAHVKVVLDGQGADEQLGGYIGYIVPYLRSLKAHPLALLCEGVCGSYRHRGFFFDAKKQIAARSERRSLLRGAIPSIDRYSGTLPEVLTREIRSTNLPSLLHYEDRNSMAFGVESRVPFLDYRIAEYLASLPLDQKIRHGVTKHVLRQAIRGLVPENIRCRMDKMGFVTPEEVWMREELRPLMEDILASDRFRARPYWDADLVRRSYLAYVEGQVTYSPEIWRIVCTEIWLRTFFDRREDRV; encoded by the coding sequence ATGTGTGGCATAGCAGGCATCTATAAAACCACAGGCGAGGCCGATCCCTCTCTCCTCAAGACCATGTCCTCCCGCCTCGCCCACCGCGGCCCTGACGGCGAGGGGACCTACCTCCAGGGATCGGTCGGCCTCGCCCACCGCCGCCTCTCCATCATCGATCTCTCCGATCTGGCCGCCCAGCCCATGGCCAATGAGGACGAAACCCTCTGGCTCGTCTTCAACGGGGAGATCTATAACTATCGTGAACTCAGAGAGGACCTTCTCCGCGCCGGCCATGCCTTCCGCTCACAGACAGACAGCGAGGTGATCCTCCATGCCTACGAAGAGTGGGGATCAGAATGTGTCAAAAGGTTCAATGGCATGTGGGCCTTTGCTATCTATGACCTGAAGGAAGACCACCTCTTCTGCTCCAGGGACAGGTTCGGGATCAAGCCCTTCTATTACACGATCGTCGACGGCACCTTCCTCTTCGCCTCAGAGATCAAGGCCCTGCTCGCCCACCCCGAGGTCGGAAAAAGACCCAATGACACGCGCCTGATGGACTATCTTGCATGGGGCGTGCTCGACCACACCCCCGAAACGATGTTTGAGGGGGTCTTCCAGCTCCCACCGGCCCACTCGATGGTCGTCAGGCAGGGGGTGCCCAAAGAGCCGACCCCCTACTGGGACCTCAGGATCTCTGACGCCCTGACCGGGGCCGATGACCGGTCGGCCGCAGACCGTCTCCGCGCCCTCCTCCTCGACGCCGTCCGCCTCCGCCTCAGGAGCGACGTCCCCGTCGGCACCTGCCTCTCGGGCGGCATCGACTCCTCGACCATCACCGCCCTGATCAACGACCTGATCAGGCAGGAAGCCCCCTCCAGTGTCGGCGGGAGACAGAAGACCTTCTCGGCCTGTTACCCGGACGGAAGATTCGACGAAAGCCGATATATCGACGAGGTCGTCAGGGCGACAGGGGTCGATGCACACCGCACCTCCCCTGACCCCGAGGCGTTAAAACAGGATCTGGAGCGCCTCGTCCATCTCCAGGACGAGCCTTTCGGCTCCCTCTCCATCTATGCCCAGTACCGCGTGATGGCCCTTGCCGGGGCGCATGTCAAGGTCGTTCTGGACGGGCAGGGTGCAGACGAGCAACTCGGCGGCTACATCGGCTACATCGTCCCCTATCTCAGGAGCCTGAAGGCCCATCCCCTTGCCCTCCTCTGCGAAGGGGTGTGCGGCAGTTACCGTCATCGCGGCTTCTTCTTCGATGCAAAGAAGCAGATCGCCGCACGATCGGAGCGCCGATCTCTCCTCCGTGGGGCGATCCCCTCAATCGACCGCTATAGCGGAACCCTCCCCGAGGTGCTCACCAGGGAGATCAGGTCCACGAACCTCCCCTCCCTCCTCCACTACGAGGACCGGAACTCGATGGCTTTCGGGGTCGAGTCGCGGGTGCCCTTCCTGGATTACCGGATAGCGGAATACCTTGCCTCTCTGCCCCTGGACCAGAAGATCAGGCATGGTGTGACAAAACATGTCCTGCGGCAGGCGATCCGTGGTCTGGTACCGGAGAATATCAGGTGCCGGATGGACAAGATGGGTTTCGTGACCCCCGAGGAGGTGTGGATGCGGGAGGAACTCCGCCCTCTCATGGAGGATATCCTCGCCTCTGACAGATTCAGGGCGCGGCCATACTGGGACGCGGACCTGGTGCGCCGGAGTTATCTGGCATATGTTGAAGGGCAGGTCACCTACTCCCCTGAGATCTGGCGGATCGTCTGCACAGAAATCTGGCTGCGGACCTTCTTTGACAGAAGAGAAGATAGGGTTTAA
- a CDS encoding glycosyltransferase family 4 protein, translating to MSKVCMISTGHSPFDDRIFHKEAKSLEKAGYVVAVICQSDNDFSTILGNIKVEGIKRRGSGIIGELFVMGKLFLRSLNLNYDIYHCHEPQSLIVGLFLRFLCRKKIIYDVHEHWPSQISSRYGGLRKKIITNIVEKIEHKSRAYVSYFIVAPPNLKDRFSKDNIKNNVDILYVCPELGIFSHINDAIVREFIDRNTIVYEGNIDIKYRGLDVFVKSLPILAKHYPDLLYLIVGRMLISSAEMESLNQYLAEYEVCDHFTYTDWVEYPDVPSYLSASKLGVILLQPVSYNNIIGTPNKLFDYMAAGIPVVASDFPNIRSIVEDAQCGILVDPTDPQNIADSIAYLLNNPEIAISMGKNGRKAIESKYNWENMEQRLYRIYHEVSE from the coding sequence ATGTCAAAAGTGTGCATGATTTCAACGGGGCATAGTCCTTTTGATGACCGTATATTCCATAAAGAGGCAAAATCTCTAGAAAAAGCAGGTTATGTTGTCGCCGTAATATGCCAGAGTGATAATGATTTCAGTACGATCCTTGGCAATATCAAAGTTGAAGGTATCAAGAGGAGAGGATCAGGGATCATCGGGGAGTTGTTCGTGATGGGTAAATTATTTTTGAGGTCGTTAAATCTGAATTATGACATATATCACTGCCATGAACCCCAATCATTAATTGTTGGATTATTTTTGAGGTTCCTCTGTCGTAAGAAGATAATTTATGATGTCCATGAGCATTGGCCGAGTCAGATATCATCTCGTTATGGTGGATTGAGAAAAAAAATCATCACGAATATTGTTGAAAAAATCGAACATAAATCGCGCGCATATGTGTCCTATTTCATCGTTGCTCCCCCCAATCTAAAAGACCGTTTTTCAAAGGACAATATAAAAAATAACGTGGATATTCTATACGTTTGTCCGGAGCTGGGCATTTTTAGTCACATTAATGATGCAATAGTTCGTGAATTTATTGACAGAAATACGATCGTGTATGAAGGGAATATTGATATAAAATATCGAGGTTTGGACGTTTTCGTAAAATCTTTGCCAATCCTAGCAAAACATTACCCTGATCTGCTATATTTAATCGTTGGGCGAATGTTGATCAGTTCGGCAGAGATGGAGTCTTTGAATCAATATTTAGCGGAGTATGAAGTTTGTGATCATTTTACTTACACGGATTGGGTCGAATATCCCGATGTCCCAAGTTATCTCTCTGCATCTAAATTGGGCGTAATCCTGCTCCAACCTGTTTCGTACAATAACATTATTGGAACCCCAAACAAACTTTTTGATTATATGGCTGCAGGTATTCCTGTCGTGGCCAGTGATTTTCCAAATATCCGAAGCATCGTTGAGGATGCCCAATGCGGGATTCTTGTGGATCCTACCGATCCTCAGAATATCGCAGATTCTATTGCATATCTCTTGAATAATCCTGAAATTGCAATATCAATGGGAAAAAATGGAAGAAAAGCAATAGAATCAAAATATAACTGGGAGAATATGGAACAAAGACTATATCGTATCTATCATGAGGTTAGTGAATGA